In a single window of the Saccharothrix australiensis genome:
- a CDS encoding MFS transporter, which yields MSQPHTDVDSPIDDPHHAKRWWILGVIGVAQLMIFLDTTIVNIALPSAQTDLGFSDESRQWVVTAYALAFGSLLLLGGRLVDMIGAKRALMIGIVGFGVTSVVGGAAVDFGMLVAARAGQGVFAALTAPAALSFLLTVFSDPKERVKAFGIYGALGSGGLALGLILGGALTGWLDWRWCMYVNVVFALAVFVGAALTMRNQQAADRPDKLDIPGTITASVGLFCLAFGLSNAASGSWGGPDVWGFLVAGVVLIGVFVAVEMRTANPLMPVRILLDRNRGSSYLAMFLLGIGLFVTLLFLTYFLQQNLGFSPIESGAAFLPMVGAIVVGATVAPPLLTPRFGPNVLIPLGLLAAAAGSIWLARLDTTSSYAGGVLGPAIVAGFGFGLVVSLGSAVATVGVQPQDAGAASALVNTVQQVGGSIGTALLSTLAVSAATAFVAGREPTPELAAEAAVRSYTTAFFWSAVVFIAGALICGVLYERRKVAQPAPEAGPAAGI from the coding sequence ATGTCGCAGCCACACACCGACGTCGACTCGCCTATCGACGATCCGCACCACGCCAAGCGGTGGTGGATTCTCGGGGTGATCGGCGTCGCCCAGCTGATGATCTTCCTCGACACCACCATCGTCAACATCGCCCTGCCCTCGGCCCAGACCGACCTCGGCTTCAGCGACGAGAGCAGGCAGTGGGTGGTCACGGCCTACGCGCTGGCGTTCGGCAGCCTGCTCCTGCTGGGGGGCCGCCTGGTCGACATGATCGGGGCCAAGCGGGCGTTGATGATCGGGATCGTCGGGTTCGGCGTCACCTCGGTCGTCGGCGGCGCCGCGGTGGACTTCGGGATGCTCGTGGCCGCCCGCGCCGGTCAGGGCGTGTTCGCCGCCCTGACCGCGCCGGCCGCGCTGTCGTTCCTGCTCACCGTGTTCTCCGACCCCAAGGAGCGGGTCAAGGCGTTCGGCATCTACGGCGCGCTGGGCTCCGGCGGCCTGGCGCTGGGCCTGATCCTGGGCGGCGCGCTCACCGGCTGGCTGGACTGGCGCTGGTGCATGTACGTCAACGTGGTCTTCGCGCTCGCGGTGTTCGTCGGCGCGGCGCTGACCATGCGCAACCAGCAGGCCGCCGACCGGCCGGACAAGCTCGACATCCCCGGCACGATCACCGCGTCGGTCGGCCTGTTCTGCCTGGCGTTCGGCCTGTCCAACGCCGCGTCCGGCTCGTGGGGCGGCCCCGACGTGTGGGGCTTCCTGGTCGCCGGCGTGGTGCTGATCGGCGTGTTCGTGGCGGTGGAGATGCGCACCGCGAACCCGCTGATGCCGGTGCGCATCCTGCTCGACCGCAACCGCGGCAGCTCGTACCTGGCGATGTTCCTGCTGGGCATCGGGCTGTTCGTCACGCTGCTGTTCCTCACCTACTTCCTCCAGCAGAACCTGGGTTTCAGCCCGATCGAGAGCGGCGCGGCGTTCCTGCCGATGGTCGGCGCGATCGTCGTCGGCGCGACCGTCGCGCCGCCGCTGCTGACGCCCCGGTTCGGCCCGAACGTGCTGATCCCGCTCGGCCTGCTGGCCGCGGCGGCGGGCTCGATCTGGCTGGCCCGGCTCGACACCACCAGCAGCTACGCCGGCGGCGTGCTCGGCCCGGCGATCGTGGCCGGCTTCGGGTTCGGCCTGGTGGTCTCGCTGGGCAGCGCGGTCGCCACCGTCGGCGTGCAGCCGCAGGACGCGGGCGCGGCCTCGGCCCTGGTCAACACCGTGCAGCAGGTGGGCGGCTCGATCGGCACCGCGCTGCTGAGCACGCTCGCGGTCTCGGCCGCGACGGCGTTCGTCGCGGGTCGCGAGCCCACGCCGGAACTCGCGGCGGAGGCGGCGGTGCGCAGCTACACGACGGCGTTCTTCTGGAGCGCCGTCGTGTTCATCGCGGGCGCGCTCATCTGCGGCGTGCTCTACGAGCGCCGCAAGGTGGCGCAGCCCGCGCCGGAAGCGGGCCCGGCCGCCGGGATCTGA
- a CDS encoding acyl-CoA dehydrogenase family protein translates to MTAASTAVRSPEPAGDRPSLPELVERARALQPILRDNAARTEADRGVAPEVAKALRDSGMFRLTTPARYGGYELSIREVMTVLREVGRGCASTGWTLSIDTASTLFAYGLPETALADVFADTPDAFVLSTSNLNDSRARRVDGGYVVSGRFPWSSGCEITDWAYIGVVPLHVDGAPTTDLVTSVIPMSDLTIERTWDCAGLAGSGTHTVIADEVFVPERRTLLVNFTPEALPDEDERNTAIIAGSAQSLAGMVGSAEGALEVVSGLLAKKPKITFTTLDSMVDSSAIRIWFAEATHLIETAVLHMEHAASALDGVAPADPVPWVERARIRMHLTSAQQKAREGIEKLLDVVGGRAFARSNPLQRYWRDLAVIGRHNSLNAPVVVEDYSRALLAVRPTITVIH, encoded by the coding sequence GTGACAGCTGCATCTACCGCGGTGAGGTCGCCCGAGCCGGCCGGTGACCGGCCGAGCCTGCCGGAGCTGGTGGAGCGGGCTCGGGCGCTGCAACCGATCCTGCGCGACAACGCCGCGCGGACCGAGGCCGACCGCGGGGTGGCGCCCGAGGTCGCCAAGGCGCTGCGCGACTCGGGCATGTTCCGGCTCACCACGCCCGCCAGGTACGGCGGCTACGAGCTGTCCATCCGCGAGGTGATGACCGTCCTGCGCGAGGTGGGCAGGGGCTGCGCCTCCACCGGCTGGACGCTCTCCATCGACACCGCGTCCACGCTGTTCGCCTACGGGCTGCCGGAAACCGCGCTCGCCGACGTCTTCGCCGACACGCCCGACGCCTTCGTGCTCTCGACGTCGAACCTCAACGACTCCAGGGCCAGGCGCGTCGACGGCGGGTACGTCGTCTCCGGGCGCTTCCCGTGGAGCTCGGGCTGCGAGATCACCGACTGGGCCTACATCGGCGTCGTGCCGCTGCACGTGGACGGCGCGCCGACGACCGACCTGGTCACGTCGGTCATCCCGATGAGCGACCTGACCATCGAGCGCACGTGGGACTGCGCGGGCCTCGCCGGGTCCGGCACGCACACCGTCATCGCGGACGAGGTGTTCGTCCCCGAGCGGCGGACGCTGCTGGTGAACTTCACCCCGGAGGCGCTGCCGGACGAGGACGAGCGCAACACCGCCATCATCGCGGGCAGCGCCCAGTCGCTGGCCGGCATGGTCGGCTCCGCCGAGGGCGCGCTGGAGGTCGTCAGCGGCCTCCTGGCGAAGAAGCCGAAGATCACGTTCACCACGCTGGACTCGATGGTGGACTCGTCGGCCATCCGCATCTGGTTCGCCGAGGCCACCCACCTGATCGAGACCGCCGTGCTGCACATGGAGCACGCCGCGTCCGCCCTCGACGGCGTGGCGCCCGCCGACCCGGTGCCGTGGGTGGAGCGCGCCCGGATCCGGATGCACCTCACCTCCGCGCAGCAGAAGGCCCGCGAGGGCATCGAGAAGCTGCTGGACGTCGTCGGCGGTCGCGCGTTCGCCCGGTCCAACCCGCTCCAGCGCTACTGGCGCGACCTCGCCGTCATCGGCAGGCACAACAGTTTGAACGCGCCGGTGGTGGTGGAGGACTACAGCCGGGCGCTGCTGGCGGTCCGACCCACCATCACGGTCATCCACTGA